aaattctgaaaattaattaatgtaaaaaaagaaaaattagaaTTAGGACTGATGTAGGTGAAagaattgaaaaacaaaagcagaaattaatattaatgtgggattttttttaaagcttgattcaaaagcgcattttgtgcataTGAAATTACGTAAAGGGTTAATGCAGATTTATGGTCCTTCATGTTTTGCATATTCCAATTTTCCATAAAGAAAGACGGCTGACCCCGTCACCGCACAACACACGGTTTAAATGGCATCAGAGTTTTCTCACCGTCATCGTCGTCGTAGCGTCTGTGACCTCGACTCCTCCCTCGCTGCCAGTCATGATGATCCATCCTGAAACACGAGGAGAGCAGAGCTGAGAGAATACGCTggtggaaagacaaaaaaatatatatatatatgatcacAACTTTTCTGATTCTCCAtcattaaaaaactgaaataaataaaaaacagcgcGCTGTAATGTTTCCGGCGTTTCTGTTTGTAAAGGTCGGGGAATCCTCGTGACCTTACAGTGACTCTTCCTGTAGCATGTGAGCCGCCGCGCCACATGGAAACACATGTGCCGCGGCAAACCTCGACAGATCGATGTGTGACGGGAGGAAAACTCGATGGAAAACCCCAGCAGCACCGCACTAAAGCGGGAAACCAAAGGAAAAAAGCCAGGAATTCCCAGCTTTTCCACCAAAACGCTGCTGGAATTTTCACTTCCAGTCATCCGCTTAAATAGTCTcatattcaaatttaaaaataataaaaaataatcatgtattcacacaaaaaaaaacattaaaaaatttaaaatgcacatttctctactttaaaaacatgcagaaacattcCTGTGAAAGCGTTTTTTGGTCGGCGAGTGTTCATGAGCGCTCGTGACGTTCCCTCTCTCTGCTCGATTTGGGGGAGTTTTCTAGGCTGATCAATACGTGTCATTTCTGATCGCTTCCTGGTCCCTGAAGCCTGATCACTGACTGTGAAGGACAGTCACATGAGAGCAGTCATGCTCACACACTcgtggccacacacacacacacacacacacacacacacacgatatgATCATACTCAAAACTAgtgatttcagaaaaaaaaggtctgtcaGGTGAACCTTTACAGAGCGCTCATTTATTTTGTGCCAAAAACTTTATGagtaaaaaagttgtttgttgtttttgaaagaaaacgaGCTAgtttgcaggtttcaaagggttaataataagGCCAGAGATAACCCTGAAGGAGCTGCAAAACTGGACTTTATGGAGTTTATGGAAGCTGGATCTGAGAGGACAGACAGTCAGAGCCGTCctgtctgtaaacacacacacacacacacacacttctgtgtGTTAAATTACTGAAGATCACCTCACACACAGGTGCACTGACCCTGCGTCGTTTGCTCGTGTTGAGCACAGCGATGCCCCGTGGATGAAACGACACGAGCAATCGCTCTCTGCGCGGCTCCTGGCTCGAAAGTTCGCCTTGGAAAGAGGCCAATATCCTCTTGTCAATAAAACGTCGACAGATGCACACTCGCAAACATGTTTCACGGATGGTGACGACCAGCTGCTTAAAGTCAACATCTCATCACGCAAATATCACAACACGCATTTACAGTCTCAAGGAAGCTTTGAAAGCTACCTATGACTTTTCACCGGAGGAAGGGAGAGAAGGGAGAAATCTagtttaagataaaataaaatagataaataaactatgtaaaaaaaaatacaacaaaaaatacattaaaaaaaaaaaaagtattgtatataaaaactatatttagggaaaaaaaagttctaaaaagttaaaactacatttggaaaaagttttagctaattttgaaaaaaaaaatacattcagaaaaaaatttagaaaaatttagaaaaatagtCTTAAAAATCTGAGTTAATTTAAATGTGTCACCAGTACCAGTGATCACACAGTTTCACTGAATTAAAAGATATTTGGATGCTGAGAGTCAGTAAAACAACCTCAGAAAACCAAAAGATTTGATCTCTTTTAAGCcgaaataaatacaattaaattaaattacttgCACAAACCGATCATTTACAGTGCATCTATGTGGAGCTCGTCACTTAACAAAATTATAATGAAActgaagagcaaaaaaaaaacaatctatcTTCCTATT
The window above is part of the Plectropomus leopardus isolate mb unplaced genomic scaffold, YSFRI_Pleo_2.0 unplaced_scaffold21604, whole genome shotgun sequence genome. Proteins encoded here:
- the LOC121965782 gene encoding mucin-2-like — translated: LVVTIRETCLRVCICRRFIDKRILASFQGELSSQEPRRERLLVSFHPRGIAVLNTSKRRRVSAPVCEVIFRWIIMTGSEGGVEVTDATTTMTRPSPSTSVFQFPTDGNGADITPTPATLTETRGTRTTIATRTASTRTGDITTTERRSTTTTTRAVQSATSSPTPQ